From a region of the Pirellulales bacterium genome:
- a CDS encoding GNAT family N-acetyltransferase, which translates to MSRTTTSQVVPHRRTAAALANHHAKSSNRSRKGAVASTAQQKTSSLHRELAGGKRRFIAHSTKSAALRLRPVTKNSVASQPIAIRRERKLAKNTTPQVRLPRLGDALSNLTRQDVFSETGAPGEARLVLGRSGDHAAVYHALLAIFQGPSRDEFHAQAEDPFYEPTNRLLVKRGYRVLSHLQLTHRTMRFGSLACPVAGFHWLGTLPEFRGQGFAAQLLHEADRQAVASGAVLGLLRTCIPRYFHRAGWALCGRHCFSQAKAREVLARLHNEDRVRQSKPLNIRLWRHVEMPALMRIYQQNTQRSYGPLERTEAYWRWLIGRKAYDSLLVALDGPDKLELDETIAPIVGYAVLRQERVVELLSAPNHPTANQQLLVRACSDAIEHDRQDLVLSAPPNHVLHRLVVAAGGAHHHQEANQNEVYMVKIFDPLKFLGLLSPQLESRARQARLPRGTELGLQVDGAKWRLVYTSHGFRVRTGKLGRSYLTMNRAEFARLVLGHGLVRETAFSGRLLSSTRSALDLADLLFPHLPLWQPSWDDLPA; encoded by the coding sequence ATGAGCCGAACGACCACTTCGCAGGTCGTACCACACAGAAGAACAGCGGCGGCACTGGCAAACCATCATGCTAAGTCGTCGAATCGTTCACGAAAAGGCGCTGTCGCTTCGACCGCTCAGCAGAAAACGTCAAGCCTTCACCGCGAATTAGCCGGTGGCAAGCGAAGATTTATCGCCCACTCGACCAAGAGCGCTGCCTTGCGTCTTCGCCCGGTCACAAAGAACTCGGTAGCAAGTCAACCGATAGCGATTCGCCGGGAGCGCAAGCTCGCCAAAAATACAACTCCTCAGGTCAGATTGCCTCGCCTTGGCGACGCGTTATCGAATTTGACCAGGCAGGATGTCTTTTCCGAAACGGGAGCGCCAGGTGAAGCCCGCTTGGTTTTAGGGCGCAGCGGTGATCATGCGGCCGTTTATCATGCATTGCTGGCGATCTTTCAAGGTCCCTCGCGGGATGAGTTCCATGCTCAAGCGGAAGATCCTTTTTATGAACCGACGAATCGATTATTGGTAAAACGTGGATATCGGGTGCTATCGCACCTTCAACTTACGCACCGCACGATGCGGTTTGGGTCTCTGGCATGTCCGGTTGCTGGGTTTCACTGGCTTGGTACGTTGCCTGAATTTCGTGGTCAAGGATTTGCCGCACAGTTGCTGCACGAGGCCGACCGGCAAGCCGTTGCATCGGGCGCCGTGCTGGGACTACTACGGACATGCATTCCTCGGTACTTTCATCGGGCTGGCTGGGCATTGTGCGGACGGCATTGTTTTTCTCAAGCCAAAGCACGCGAAGTGTTGGCTCGACTTCACAATGAAGACCGCGTGCGTCAGAGCAAGCCCTTAAACATTCGCCTATGGCGGCATGTGGAAATGCCGGCGTTAATGCGAATTTATCAGCAGAACACGCAAAGGAGCTACGGACCTTTGGAACGCACGGAAGCCTACTGGCGCTGGCTGATCGGGCGCAAGGCGTACGATTCGCTTTTGGTGGCACTGGATGGCCCAGACAAGCTCGAATTAGATGAAACCATCGCCCCAATTGTTGGATATGCCGTGCTGCGGCAAGAACGAGTGGTCGAACTGCTGTCGGCGCCGAATCATCCCACGGCGAATCAACAACTTTTGGTTCGCGCTTGTTCCGATGCCATTGAGCACGATCGGCAAGACTTAGTTTTGAGTGCACCGCCAAATCATGTATTACATCGTTTGGTCGTTGCTGCGGGCGGCGCGCATCATCACCAAGAGGCAAACCAAAACGAAGTATACATGGTCAAGATTTTCGATCCGCTCAAGTTTTTGGGTTTGCTGTCACCGCAACTAGAAAGCCGGGCCAGGCAAGCCCGCTTGCCCCGTGGTACTGAATTGGGATTGCAGGTGGACGGGGCAAAATGGCGATTGGTTTATACCAGCCACGGCTTTCGGGTTCGCACGGGCAAGCTGGGCCGCAGTTATTTGACGATGAATCGGGCAGAATTTGCGCGATTAGTGTTGGGACACGGCTTGGTTCGAGAAACAGCATTTTCCGGACGCTTGCTGAGTTCTACACGCAGCGCTTTAGATTTGGCTGACCTGTTGTTCCCACATTTGCCATTGTGGCAGCCTAGTTGGGATGATCTGCCGGCGTGA